AGGACTACTTTGGTGCTGCTTCTTCTGGCTGTGCCAACTTTGGTTTAAAACATCTAGCCACGCAAGGTGAGAGAAAGTTCACTCCAAACACTGTGAGGTTCATTCAAAGGAACTTTTATGTAGATGATGGACTTGTAAGTGTTATGTCAGAAGCAGAAGCCATAAAATTAGTCAAAGAACTGTGTAGAGAACTGTGTAGCACAGGTAAACTAAGATTACACAAGTTCATATcaaacagtgaaaatgtgaTAAAGTCATTGCCGAGAGAAAAGTGTACAGAAAGATTTAAGGACTTAGATCTGGCACTTGGAGAGCCATTAATGGGAAGGGCACTTGGTGTTCAGTGGTGCGTTTCTGCTGATGAGTTTCTGTtaggtttttgtattgttgattgtcatttatgcttagaaatatctacttatatattcttagagttttataattaggtgtagattggtagaggtttgatccttaatagtctgcaaactttgtgtgcattccagagcactctgggagcatgggagaggtcgtaccttgtcttattgttttatggtaggataaacgtatctatatctgttttaggctaagtgccttttgtttagatgaactgctggacttccaggccagcaggtttagggaagtctttatgggtcacactctgacccacacacaccacacacacacacacacacacacacttacaaaaccacaggcaaggtactctttgtgtgtatgtagacgtcatatgtaaatgaacctatgtatattatgtaacctcaataaaagagcagcgttacggggagcggacgagagtaactggggtcaagcgaaggaacggcgtttgttcagttctctccgtgcacgtaaaacataaagaactttgcctactcgtgtcttgctttgctgtgtaattacattgtcttcaacgttccagcgaatcggtttaagctacaaacctatcagtttCCGTTCAGAATAACTGTAAAAGAGCACCCAACGACAAGAAGACGAATCCTGCGCACAATAGCATCAGTGTATGACCCACTGGGATTTGTGGCACCCTTCATCCTAAGAGGAAAGCAAATCAGTTATGTCAAGAGAAAGTTGGATGGGGCGAGCCACTCTCAGATGATCTCCGCACACAGTGGGAATCCTGGCTCCTAGATCTTCAAAACCTAACCTGTCAAAGGTGAAAGTTCAAAGATGTGTCCTACCTGCAAACACAGACATTGCACAATGTGAATTACACCATTTTTCAGACGCTAGTGTGACAGGCTACAGACAGTGTAGTTATTTAAGAACAGTAACATCCAAAGGGGATATTCATTGTGCCTTAGTCTTGGGAAAGGCACATGTAGCCCCAACCAAGGTCACTACTGTTCCTAGACTTGAACTAACGGCTGCAGTAGTTGCAGCAAGAACAAGTGTAAGGTTAAGAAATGAGCTGGAGATAAGTGATCTTGAAGAGCACTTCAGGATAGATTCCACGGTAGTGTTGGGGAATGTGAACAATGATGCAAAGAGATTTCACGTGTTTGTGGCAAATAGGATTCAAAGGATAAGGTCACTCACAGACCCACGACAGTGGCATCAAGTACCATCTGAAAGTAATTGTGTAGACCATGCATCAATAGGACTCTGTGTCCAACAGCTGCTCAACTCTAACTGCTTTAAAGGTCCAGAGTTTTTGTGGCAAAGCGAGCTACCCATTGAAAATGACGAGTTTACTGAAGTCAAGCCCAACGATCCAGAGCTGAAACAGTAGATGTGTCCAACACCAAAGtagaagaaaggagaagaaTACTAGACCGTCTCACCAAATTCTCAGACTGGAGAAGAGCTGTTAAAGCTATTGGTTGTCTACAGAAATTTGTGAAAGATTTCAAAGgactcacacaaacaaaaggtgaaaacaCAAGTCAGACAAAAGGCGGAACTGTTCATAATAAAACttgcacaggaaaacacattcAGCAAAGAATTTAAGGACTTAACTAGAGGAAAGGACATTCAACTGAAggacaagacacacaagctgtacAGCCTAAGTCCATTTGTTGATGAGCAGGGAGGACGTTTAACAAGAGCAACTCTGCACCCATATATCAAACATCCTGCAATTATTCCCAATTCAAGTCATGTGTCGTCTTTACTTATTAAACACTATCAGCAGTAGCAGTCTCTAATGTTGCCAGCTTTTGAGGAACAGAGTTTATAAATAACTCTCCTTGTAAACAACAAGGAGGACAGATAAAGATGCCACCAGGCACTTCCAGATTCTCAAAGTCACAGTCTCTGatggtgcacacacacaaacacaccacataGGAGGGTGAGAGGGGTCGGGGGGTCAATCCTGAGGGTCCAGCAGCAcaattttgttactttttacacatttttttgtctcttccattgtcctcatcatcatcatcccgttttctcttcttctgtccTGCTTCTGTGTCAGCTGAAGTAGAGGGTGATGACACCGtgtcttcattttcattatCCTCACTTTCGGAGGTGGTGTCTGACGGTTCGTTGCCTGAGTTGAGGAACCTCAATCGCTTCCTGTTCATCTCGTTACTGTCGCCATTATTATTTTCCTCTCTTTGGCGCCTCCTGGAGCCAAAGAGATCGCTTTCATCAGCTCCCTCTCTTGGAGGGCTCCCGGATTCCTGAGGTTCTGGGATGACAGGTATTAACTCTGGGACCTCATCCTCAGATTCGCTTTCAAGGTCGCTTTCATTTTCAGCGCCAGAATCAATGTCACTTTCCCAGACCCACCacatgtcatcagcaaactgatCTTCTTCCCGGGGCAGATTAATGCCCACATTTACTGCCGGTAGATAAAGACCTTGATGGTCCCAGTGATCTTCAGCTAAACCGGCCAGGTTGTTTTCCATGTCAGCTGCTGGAACAGGTAGTGCTTCATTGTCCCAGGGACCTTCTGCTCCTACTGCTGGATTTAATCCTATGCCAGCTGCTTGCAGAGCTAGGTCCACTCGTGCAATATCATCAATATTTCCAAGCCCCAGAGTATTATAAAAAATTTCAATCGCAGTTTCCAGGCTGAACTCATTGAACAACCCACGCATGATAGTATCCCGGAGCAAACTCATCTCTGGACCTACTGCAGCGTAATGTTCAAAGCGCTCCACTAAATGGAGCAGCGGGCGAAATCTTAGCTGCACATCTAGAAACagagaaatattttatatttaacactCATGATGAGAGAACAGTCCACAAATTCCAGTTATGCAATATTGGTGCACCTGAAAACTAAGTGCTAAAAACTACATAGGTGAGGTTACTATTGCATGCACTGCAGTTGTGATGAACTTATTAGCTTTGAATATCAGCTTTTCCTCAGGCCACAGTCACTA
This genomic stretch from Oreochromis niloticus isolate F11D_XX unplaced genomic scaffold, O_niloticus_UMD_NMBU tig00007875_pilon, whole genome shotgun sequence harbors:
- the LOC109199000 gene encoding uncharacterized protein LOC109199000, with the translated sequence MDSGDGEINGANQNVQLRFRPLLHLVERFEHYAAVGPEMSLLRDTIMRGLFNEFSLETAIEIFYNTLGLGNIDDIARVDLALQAAGIGLNPAVGAEGPWDNEALPVPAADMENNLAGLAEDHWDHQGLYLPAVNVGINLPREEDQFADDMWWVWESDIDSGAENESDLESESEDEVPELIPVIPEPQESGSPPREGADESDLFGSRRRQREENNNGDSNEMNRKRLRFLNSGNEPSDTTSESQAYYMPQPKAAELQRLE